One Candidatus Hydrogenedentota bacterium genomic window, GTCGTCGCCTATGGCGGCAAGCTCGACATCCGCCCACCTTACCAGCGCGAGTTCATCTACAAGGACAAGCAGCGCAACGCCGTCGTCGAAACCGTTCGCAAAGACTTCCCCCTCAACGTCATGTACTGGGCCGTGCGAAAGGACGGAGGGTACGAGGTCATCGACGGACAGCAGCGCACGCTCT contains:
- a CDS encoding DUF262 domain-containing protein — its product is MALHKITVEQLTDGFLDNAEAGVVAYGGKLDIRPPYQREFIYKDKQRNAVVETVRKDFPLNVMYWAVRKDGGYEVIDGQQRTL